The genomic DNA CGCATTGATCATCGTCTGCGCGGCGATGTTGACGGCGATGACAGAGTCCCATCTGGCCGCGTCCATGTTCGCCAGCATCTTGTCGCGGGTGATGCCGGCGTTGTGGACGAGGATGTCCACGGGTGCTCCGAGCGCCTCGGTGATCTTGTCCGGGGCATCGGCTGCGGTGATGTCGAGCTGCAGCGACTTGCCGCCGATCCGGTTCATCACCTGCGCCAGCGCCTGACCGGCCTGCGGCATGTCGACGCCGACGACGTAGGCGCCGTCGCGGGCGAGATTCTCGGCGATCGCGGCTCCGATTCCGCGTGCGGCACCGGTGACCACGGCGGTGCGTCCGGCCAGCGGGCCGGCGGCACCGGTGGACATGAATTCGTCTAGGCTCAGCCGCTGACCGGCGTCCGAAGACACCGTGAGGAACTGGCCGGAGACATAGGCGGATTTGCCGGAGAGCAGGAACCACAGGGCCGCTGCCACCGAGGGTGCGGTGAGGTCGACTCCGTCGAGCAGGATCCCGTTGGCGGTGGCGCCGGCGCGCATCTCATGGGCGACCGACCTGGTGAAGCCGGTGATGCCCTGGGCGGTGGCGGCCTGCTCCGGCGTCTGGCTCTGCGCATCCGGTGCCGTCGAGATGGTGATCACTCGACCACAGGCGGCCAGTGAACGCAGGGCGGCGCCGATCTCGAGGACGACCGGTGACAGGTCGGCTGGGGACTGCGCGTCGTCGAGGACGGCGATGACGGCCCGCAGCTTCTCCCCGGTTTGGGCGTTGCGGCGGACCTCGAGTCCGTTCTCCAGCAGCTGATCGGCCAGCCCCTGGGCTCCCGGACCGGTGCCGAGGACGAGGACCGGCTTGTTCTCATAGGACGCCGGGGTGGAGCCGAAGCGGTTGAGTTCCACCGGCTGCGGCAGGCCGAGGGTTTTGGCCACCTGCTTCAGCGGTCCGTTGACGAGGGAGAGATAGGTGTCTTTCATGCTGCCTCCACAATCGCAGTGAGTCCCTGTCCGCCTGCGGCGCAGATCGAGACCAGGGAGCGCTTCTTGCCGGTGGTCTTCAGGTGCTTGGCGGTGGTGGCGATGATACGTCCGCCGGTGGCGGCGAAGGGGTGACCTGCGGCCAGGCTCGAGCCCAGCGGGTTGAGCTTGTCGCGGTCGATGCTGCCCAGTGCCGCATCCAGTCCGGCCTTGTCCTTGCAGAACTCTTCGGATTCCCAGGCGGCCATGTGCGAGAGCACAGTGGAGGCGAAGGCTTCGTGGATCTCGAAGACATCGAAGTCGTCGAAGGTCAGCCCGTTGCGGGCCAGCAGACGCGGGACCGCATAGGCCGGGGCCATGAGCAGCCCTTCGGCACCGTCGACGAAGTCCACGGCAGCGGCTTCGGCATCGACGAGGCGCGCCAGCGGGGTGAATCCGTGTTCGGCGGCCCAGTCCTCGCTGCCCAGCAGCACCGAGGAGGCACCATCGGTCAGCGGAGTCGAATTGCCGGCGGTCATGGTCGCCTCGGCGGCGAGCTTCCTGCCGAAGACCGGGCTGAGCTTCGCCAGGGATTCCACGGTCGAGTCGGCACGCATGTTCGTATCGCGGCTGACCCCGAGGTACGGGGTGGTGAGGTCGTCGAAGAATCCGGCTTCCCAGGCCGAGGCGAGGTTCTTGTGGGAAGCCACCGCGAGCTCGTCCTGAGCCTGCCGGGTGATGCCCCAGGCCGCGGTGGTGATCGCCTGGTGCTCGCCCATGCTCAGGCCCGTGCGGGGTTCGCCCGTGCTCGGAGCCTGAGGCGCGAGGTAGGCCGGACGGATCTGCGAGGCGATCTTCGCCTTCTGCATCATCGTCTTCGCGCGGGTGAGTTCGAGGAGGATCTCGCGCATCGAATCGTTGACGACGATCGGAGCGTCTGAGGTCGAATCCACGCCCGAGGCGATTCCGGACTCGATCTGTCCGGCATTGATCTTGTTGTTGAGGCTGACCACGGCTTCGAGTCCGGTGGCGCAGGCCTGACCGAGATCGAAGGCGGGGGTCGTCGGAGCCAGCGCGGAGCCGAGCACGGCCTCGCGGGTGAGGTTGAAGTCCTTCGAATGCTTGAGGACTGCACCTCCGGCGACTTCACCGATGTTCTCTCCGGCCAGGCCGAAGCGGGCGACGAGCCCGTCGATGGCCGAGGTGAGCATATCGAGGTTCGTGGCCTTCGAGTACTGCTTGTTCGAGCGGGCGAAGGGAATTCGGTTGCCGCCGAGGATGACGGCGGGGTTGTTGGGAGCGGACATGTGCACCTCCGAGTGGTTGATTTAGCCGATACCGACAGTACCTGATACTGTCGGTTACATGAAATCGATCACAGACGGTCGCTCGACGAGATGGCAGAAGCATCGCGATGAGCGTCGTCGCGAACTTCTGCGTTCCGTACGGCTCGTCGTAGACGAGTACGGCGACGATATATCGATGGAGCAGATCTCGGACGCGACCGGGACGTCGAAGTCTGTGCTCTACCGATACTTCACCGACCGGGCAGGTCTGCAGGCAGCCATGGGCGAATGGGCGATGGGCGTCATCGTCTGGTCTCTCGATGAGGCCGCGGCCGCCTCGGCGAAGGGCGAGGGTTCAGCCGCGGCGCAGGAGTCCCTGGCCGCGATGATCCGCGCATTCGTCACGCTCGCCGGGAATTCCCCGAACGTGTATCGCTTCTGCGACACCGCGGTCAACCGGTTCGCGCCCGAGGAGACCGGCGGTTTCTTCAATTCCGTTGCCGGGCAGCTGGCCGAACGCCTCGACCTGAGCGGGGAGCAGGCTCGGCTGTGGTCGGCCGGAGCGATCGGTTTCGTCCGCGCCGCCACCGAGACGTGGTTGTCCCGACCGGACCGGCCCGAGGAATTCGCCACCACCATCACCCATTGGCTCTGGGCAACCCTGCCCGAACAACGAGGAGTAGAACAATGAAGCTGTCTCTTGACCCGAAAGCCATCAACGACGTCCTCGACGGACATTGGGCAGAAGCTCGCCGACTCGGGCGGACCCTGGCCGAAGCGTCGTCGACCCATGACGATCCGGCCGATGATCTCGACACCGCACGGGCGAAGACCCTCGACGGGGTCATGATGATGGCCGAGACCGGACTGCCGATGACAGGGCTGTCACCGGAGATGGGCGGAAAGAACGAACACGCCACGAACGTCGCCGGGTTCGAAGAGACCGTCACGGCCAACCCGAGCCTGCAGATCAAGGCCGGCGTCCAGTTCGGACTCTTCGGCGGAGCGATCCTCCATCTCGGGGACAAGGAACAGCATCAGAAGTGGCTGCTCGACGCTCAGTCCGGCCGTCTGCTGGGTTCGTTCGCGATGACGGAGATCGGGCACGGATCCGATGTGGCGAACGTGGCGACCACCGCCACCTACGATGAGGCGACCGAAGAGTTCGTCATCGAGACCCCCTTCCGGGCCGCAACGAAGGAGTACATCGGCAACGCCGCCCGCGATGCCCGGGCCGCCGTCGTCTTCGCTCAGCTCATCACCAAGGGAGTCAAGCACGGGGTGCATGCATTCTTCGTGCCCGTCCGCGACGAGGCCGGTGAGCCGATGCCGGGAGTCTCGATCGAAGACGACGGCTACAAGGGCGGGCTCAAGGGAGTCGACAATGGGCGCCTCGCCTTCGACTCCGTGCGGATCCCACGCACGAACCTGCTCAATCGCTATGGAGACGTCACCGCCGACGGCACGTACTCCTCACCCATCGAATCGCCGGGACGCCGCTTCTTCACGATGCTCGGCACTCTGGTCCAGGGCCGCGTCTCGCTCGACGGCGCCTCCGTGGTCGCATCGAAGATCGCCCTCGACATCGCCGTGCGCTACGGACTCGAACGCAAGCAGTTCACGGCCGGCGATGACTTCGCCGAGACGACTCTGCTCGACTACGGCCGGCATCAGCGTCGCCTCATGCCGGCCCTCGCCGCCGTGTACGCCTCGGCGTTCGCGCACGAGAAGCTGCTGACCTCCTTCGAAGAGGTCTTCGCCGGAGCCGATGACTCCGAGGAGAACCGGGCTCTGCTCGAGACCCGGGCGGCTGCGTTCAAGGCCGACTCGACCTGGATGGCGCTCGACGTCATCCAGGAATGCCGTGAGGCCTGCGGCGGTGCCGGATTCATGGCGGAGAACCGCCTCGTGGGACTGCGCGCCGATCTCGATGTCTACGTCACCTTCGAAGGCGACAACACGGTGCTGCTGCAGCTCGTGGCCAAGCGCCTCCTCGGCGACTATGCCAAGGAATTCGCGAATCTCGACGTCGGCGGAGCCGCCCGCTTCATCGGCACCCAGGCCGCAGAGCACACGCTCTACCGCACCGGTCTGGCCAATGCCGGACGGGCGATCTCGGATGCGCTGACCCCGAACCTCGGCGACAAGCGGATCAGGTCGGGTCGCCTGCAGCGGACTCTGCTCGAGACGCGTCTGGAGGTCATGGTCGCCGGAGTCGCCCAGGCGCTGCGGCCTGCAACGAAGATGCCGGCTGCGCAGGCAGCCGATCTGTTCAACGTCCACCAGCATGAGCTCATCGAGATGGCACGCGCCTATGTCGAGCTCGAGAAGTGGAAGGCACTGGACGAGAAGATGAAGCAGCAGACCGACGCCGATCAGGCCAAGGCCTTCCGTCGTCTGCGTGACACCTACGGTCTCGGACTGATCGAGAAGCACATGGCCTGGCACCTCATGTACGGTCGCCTGCCGATGTCGCGTGCACGCCAGATCAATGAGACGCTGGACCGTCTGTGCAAGAAGCTCGCGGCCAATGCCCTCGACCTCGTCGAGGCATTCGGCTATTCGGATGTCCACCGTCGGGCCACTATCGCCTCAGGTGTCGAAGCCGAGCGTCAGGCAG from Brevibacterium sp. JSBI002 includes the following:
- a CDS encoding TetR/AcrR family transcriptional regulator: MKSITDGRSTRWQKHRDERRRELLRSVRLVVDEYGDDISMEQISDATGTSKSVLYRYFTDRAGLQAAMGEWAMGVIVWSLDEAAAASAKGEGSAAAQESLAAMIRAFVTLAGNSPNVYRFCDTAVNRFAPEETGGFFNSVAGQLAERLDLSGEQARLWSAGAIGFVRAATETWLSRPDRPEEFATTITHWLWATLPEQRGVEQ
- a CDS encoding acyl-CoA dehydrogenase family protein; this encodes MKLSLDPKAINDVLDGHWAEARRLGRTLAEASSTHDDPADDLDTARAKTLDGVMMMAETGLPMTGLSPEMGGKNEHATNVAGFEETVTANPSLQIKAGVQFGLFGGAILHLGDKEQHQKWLLDAQSGRLLGSFAMTEIGHGSDVANVATTATYDEATEEFVIETPFRAATKEYIGNAARDARAAVVFAQLITKGVKHGVHAFFVPVRDEAGEPMPGVSIEDDGYKGGLKGVDNGRLAFDSVRIPRTNLLNRYGDVTADGTYSSPIESPGRRFFTMLGTLVQGRVSLDGASVVASKIALDIAVRYGLERKQFTAGDDFAETTLLDYGRHQRRLMPALAAVYASAFAHEKLLTSFEEVFAGADDSEENRALLETRAAAFKADSTWMALDVIQECREACGGAGFMAENRLVGLRADLDVYVTFEGDNTVLLQLVAKRLLGDYAKEFANLDVGGAARFIGTQAAEHTLYRTGLANAGRAISDALTPNLGDKRIRSGRLQRTLLETRLEVMVAGVAQALRPATKMPAAQAADLFNVHQHELIEMARAYVELEKWKALDEKMKQQTDADQAKAFRRLRDTYGLGLIEKHMAWHLMYGRLPMSRARQINETLDRLCKKLAANALDLVEAFGYSDVHRRATIASGVEAERQAEAADYYRRARARQDFPVDEKQLRKAANKKAKAAAR
- a CDS encoding acetyl-CoA C-acetyltransferase, translated to MSAPNNPAVILGGNRIPFARSNKQYSKATNLDMLTSAIDGLVARFGLAGENIGEVAGGAVLKHSKDFNLTREAVLGSALAPTTPAFDLGQACATGLEAVVSLNNKINAGQIESGIASGVDSTSDAPIVVNDSMREILLELTRAKTMMQKAKIASQIRPAYLAPQAPSTGEPRTGLSMGEHQAITTAAWGITRQAQDELAVASHKNLASAWEAGFFDDLTTPYLGVSRDTNMRADSTVESLAKLSPVFGRKLAAEATMTAGNSTPLTDGASSVLLGSEDWAAEHGFTPLARLVDAEAAAVDFVDGAEGLLMAPAYAVPRLLARNGLTFDDFDVFEIHEAFASTVLSHMAAWESEEFCKDKAGLDAALGSIDRDKLNPLGSSLAAGHPFAATGGRIIATTAKHLKTTGKKRSLVSICAAGGQGLTAIVEAA
- a CDS encoding 3-oxoacyl-ACP reductase encodes the protein MKDTYLSLVNGPLKQVAKTLGLPQPVELNRFGSTPASYENKPVLVLGTGPGAQGLADQLLENGLEVRRNAQTGEKLRAVIAVLDDAQSPADLSPVVLEIGAALRSLAACGRVITISTAPDAQSQTPEQAATAQGITGFTRSVAHEMRAGATANGILLDGVDLTAPSVAAALWFLLSGKSAYVSGQFLTVSSDAGQRLSLDEFMSTGAAGPLAGRTAVVTGAARGIGAAIAENLARDGAYVVGVDMPQAGQALAQVMNRIGGKSLQLDITAADAPDKITEALGAPVDILVHNAGITRDKMLANMDAARWDSVIAVNIAAQTMINARLSEKGLFADGAQVVSLASTSGIAGNRGQTNYATSKAGVIGLTAASAEDFAARGGAINAVAPGFIETDMTAKMPTLTRQVARRLSSLQQGGQPVDVAEAIGFLASSGARGINGQTLRVCGQNMVGA